One part of the Fusobacterium pseudoperiodonticum genome encodes these proteins:
- a CDS encoding ABC transporter ATP-binding protein — protein sequence MDNREVLLEVKNVSKIYGDLHALKEVSFQVRKGEWVAIMGSSGSGKSTMMNIIGCMDKPSIGEVILDGQDITKESQNSLTKIRREKIGLIFQQFHLIPYLTALENVMVAQYYHSIPDEQEALQALERVGLKDRAKHLPSQLSGGEQQRVCIARALINSPEIILADEPTGNLDEVNEKIVIDILTQLHEEGSTIIVVTHDLEVGDVAERKIILEYGKIVNDIDQKQFGKKKQS from the coding sequence ATGGATAATCGTGAAGTTTTATTAGAAGTAAAAAACGTTTCTAAAATATATGGTGATTTGCATGCTTTAAAAGAAGTAAGTTTCCAAGTAAGAAAAGGTGAATGGGTTGCTATAATGGGGTCATCAGGTTCAGGTAAATCAACTATGATGAATATTATAGGTTGTATGGATAAACCAAGTATAGGAGAAGTTATCTTAGATGGACAAGATATAACAAAAGAAAGTCAAAATTCTTTGACAAAAATAAGAAGGGAAAAAATTGGATTAATATTCCAACAATTCCACTTGATTCCATATCTAACTGCTCTTGAAAATGTAATGGTTGCTCAATACTATCATAGTATTCCTGATGAACAAGAAGCATTACAAGCACTTGAAAGAGTTGGATTAAAAGATAGAGCAAAACATTTACCTAGTCAACTTTCTGGAGGGGAACAACAAAGAGTTTGTATAGCAAGAGCCTTGATAAATAGCCCTGAAATAATTCTTGCTGATGAACCGACAGGAAACCTTGATGAAGTAAATGAAAAAATTGTTATAGATATACTTACACAACTTCATGAAGAAGGTTCAACAATTATTGTTGTAACACATGATTTGGAAGTTGGAGATGTGGCAGAGAGAAAAATAATATTAGAATATGGAAAAATTGTAAATGATATAGATCAAAAACAATTTGGGAAGAAAAAACAATCTTAA
- a CDS encoding DUF4418 family protein: MKKNILEKLALILSVILFLVPKYIAPVCGPKEDGSHMACYFSGNAVMKLAVAIFIITLVMILLSKVKIVKIIGAVATIVLSAYVYLVPHGMSGLQNEMGKPFGVCKIDTMHCHVHHTFEIATGIAVVIGLLMVFSLISTFLKKED; this comes from the coding sequence ATGAAAAAAAACATTTTAGAAAAATTAGCTCTAATTTTATCAGTAATATTATTTTTAGTTCCTAAGTACATTGCACCAGTATGTGGACCAAAGGAAGATGGCTCTCACATGGCTTGTTATTTTAGTGGAAATGCTGTAATGAAACTAGCTGTGGCAATATTTATTATAACTTTAGTTATGATTTTACTTTCAAAAGTGAAAATTGTAAAAATAATAGGAGCTGTAGCAACTATAGTTTTATCAGCTTATGTATATTTAGTACCTCATGGAATGTCAGGACTTCAAAATGAAATGGGAAAACCATTTGGAGTTTGTAAAATAGATACAATGCATTGTCATGTACATCACACTTTTGAAATAGCAACAGGTATAGCAGTTGTAATAGGACTTTTAATGGTATTCAGTTTAATCTCTACTTTTTTAAAGAAGGAAGACTAG
- a CDS encoding FMN-binding protein, which translates to MKKYLLVGMVVALSLLTACGKKDFSKMTFNDGEYQGHFSNDDKDHPSTADVVLTIQDGKIVACTAEFRDGKGNIKGDDYGKEAGDEKYRKAQIAVEGFSTYADKLVEVQDPNEVDAVSGATVSNKEFKEAVWDALEKAKK; encoded by the coding sequence ATGAAAAAGTATTTATTAGTTGGAATGGTAGTAGCGTTATCTTTATTGACAGCTTGTGGAAAAAAAGATTTTTCTAAGATGACTTTTAATGATGGGGAATACCAAGGGCATTTTAGCAATGATGACAAGGATCACCCAAGTACAGCTGATGTTGTTCTTACAATACAAGATGGAAAAATAGTAGCTTGTACTGCTGAGTTCAGAGATGGAAAAGGAAATATAAAAGGCGATGACTACGGAAAAGAAGCAGGAGATGAAAAATATAGAAAGGCTCAAATAGCTGTTGAAGGTTTTTCAACTTATGCTGATAAGTTAGTAGAAGTACAAGATCCAAATGAAGTTGATGCTGTATCAGGTGCAACTGTTTCTAACAAAGAATTTAAAGAAGCAGTATGGGATGCACTAGAAAAAGCTAAAAAATAA